TAATACAGTACCAGGAAGTTTCATTACAGATAAGCAGTGAATGGGGGTACTCTGAAGCACATGTTTTATTAGAATCGCCCTTTCTCCGTATGATAGTAATTTTCCCTTCTAACCTTGGATCTTTACCCCTATTCTCTGAATCAACGGTTGGTAGTACGCTATTTGTTTCCTTTTGTAGAAAATAGGACAACCTAGGTAATTCAAAGGAAATTCCTTCCTTAGTATTCCTGTTGCTACTTCTGCAACCACAACTTCCTCTCCAGATACCTTGTGATGAAGATATATTGCACTTTTCTCTAAGAGTCTGACTGATCATATTCAGTGTTCCTACCTCTGCCTTGCACATGATAATCATGTCATCCTTAAAGGCCATATGGTTTATCTTGCTGCTTCCCCTTGGTATTCCAAATCTCTTAAATTCTTTCTTCTGCATGATAACATTTAGAGATCTTGACATCACTTCCGCTGTCAGAATAAAAAGAGTCGGGGATAATGGGTCACCTTGTTTAAGACCTCTAGTCGATTTAAAGAATCCCTTTGGTTGTCCATTCAACAGGATCGAATACCAATTATAGCTAACCAATCTATATACCATGTCAATGATTCTATCCCCGAATCCCAGACGTCTTAATACCCTGGTAAGAAAAATTCACTCTACCATATCATATGCTTTCATCATATCAAGCTTAATGACTATATTTGGGATTTTATCTCTTTTCCCTATCTTAGCAACAATTTCCTAAACCAACAACACGTTTTCCGCTATACTCCTTCCTTTAACAAATCATGCCTGCTCCGGAGATATAATTCGGGGAAGTACTGCTTTGATTCTTTCATGTACTATCCTCGAAAAAATCTTGTTCACAAAGTTGCTCAATGAAATTGGTCTAAGGTCTGAAAATGTACTGATATTTATCTTCTTAGGAATAAGAACCAGATTTATGTGTGTAATGTATCTAGTAAGTTCAGCTCCACATACAAAAGCCTTAACCATACTGTGAATGTCTTCCCCTATAATCTCCCAGGTCCTTTGGTAGAAGGCACCTGTCATTCCATTTCGTCCTCCCGCACTGCTTTTATTTAGTCTCATTACTACCCTTTTAACTTCTTATATCGTTGGCATGGCATGCATCTCCTCATTCATTTCATTGGTGATTACCTCCGGAAGCTCCTCTAATATCCCAAAATCCTCTCTAGTTTCTTCTTGTTTGTGAATTGCTTTATGTTAAAGTCATCTACAACCTTTGTTATATCAGATTGTTGCTCTAGCCACTCACCTTCATCATTTTGAATTCTATTCACTCTCAACCTATTTCTTCTCCCCATTACAATAGCGTGAAagaattttgtatttctttcGCCTTCTTTAAACCACTTCATACCCGCTTTTGTTTCCAAAGTTCTTCCTCTCTATTGAGTTGTTTCAATAAGTCTGCTTGAGCTCGATGCAATTTTTCTCTATTCGCAGTTGTTGGGGAAATTTCAAACTGCGCTTCATGTACCTTTATAACTTCCTCAAGCGTGATGATTTCCTGAAATATATTGCCAAAGGTCTCCTTGCTCTATTGGGTTAAAGCCCTTTTAAGCTTATGATGAAACAAGCTAAATGGATCTCCTTCAAACTCTACCCACCAGTTAATCTGCACCACCTCCATAAAAGATGCCTCCTTGAGCCAAAAGATCAAAAATCGAAATGGTTTAATCACCTCTTCCCTGTTGGATTTTAAAGTAACTGATAAAGGTGCATGATCAGACCCACTTCTCACTAGGTGCTCGACTTCTAGAACTGGGAAAATATCATGAACTTTATCATTAGTTAGTATCCTATCCAACCTTTTGAAAATACACCCCCATCGGTTCTGCCATTCCACCACGTATATTTGCTACCTTTAAATCCCCTATCCTCCAAGTTGCACACGTTTAagctgtcacgccccgagctacccccgagacgcggacacgggacctaggattacaagtgatcccaagctaaccctgctggcatgatcatgagcatactaaatataataaactgatgcggaaactaattcataaataaatctgaaaagatggggaatacccatatactataactgaatatatcaaatctgagagtttaatacaaaagaaatatcaaactcaaaatactaagctaaatctaactatgtctgaaaataagcctctaaactgactagaagtgttgggacatgccccaactagatctagcaaaactgaaactaaagactaaaagcagtaaggataaacatgtcactagtcctcgaagaatgaggactcaccactgatgctactaaactgaagatcgagaatcgatctaagcgtgatctggatactgagaacttgaacctacatcacgagaagatgtagcgcacgtgtgcgtcagtacttgagaggtactgagcatgcaggatagagtaaaactgaaataacatataactgaacaaagcaataaagcaatgaaatcatctgaacatgatatagatactgaaatactgaatactgagctaaatgatgcaatgaccaaatttataacatgctgagactgaatacagactatactgaaatatggtcaatgcaaaagagtctgactgaactgtgggagctactaataaccgacataaaccacatgagctaaatgtggagtccgatgtatacgccccatcgagaggacccaatataccctgctagaggtatagaggcatactagcgtgatcactaaactgatgttgcccacagaggggacttacacctacatggctcgtagttctgggactatatgggtacgctgaaccctagtccaactcggtattatgctactcccaatgaattaagtagttaactggttatgactgaatttctgtaaatactggatagctcgaaactgaacatgcaaactgagaatgcaacaattaatctgataatgatgcattcatgaactgaggcatgtataactgaatactgaaatatctggcctagcatgtgtaattcaagaactaaagaaatacatagctagggttctgaaatttatgcgataaactgagcaataacatgataatttgatttggaaaatttaaataactaattcatgatgatctgtttaaattctagaaaccctaggtctattcataatcatggaatcaagaatctgacttaattctagggacctaatgggcgaaaggaacccactagtgaaatcccacatacctggtgacgaattccacggagaaatctttcgatttcggggctggaactgaagaaacctcgctgcgttcttgaactagggttcttgacctttttctcctttcttccttctaattttctaagttttgattaatgattttgactaaggtaagttttagttatgtttctaggcttaaactaattaaaacctcatgatttagggtttaaacgaagtatctaaggggttaaacgaaataggaaaagaccaaaagacccctgaattaactgttgtCGGGGTGACTGACGGActggactgacgggccgtcattcaatcgacggtccgtcgattggatccgtaggtcgagtctgcccgacagggcttcactaaaatgagtataactttttacttggaggtcagaatttagcaaactcgatgacgttggaaagataattcaattatctatctaaccataggtcatgggacacataattaatttctttctaagagttatgaccatctgaagttgacccatcaacaattctaactggctgctaatcCTCATCtatggtcagacctacggaccatggatcgattgacggtccatgctggtcgaccatagtttgtgtcagaggctgggtaagggaagtctcgatccacggacacagaccacggaccgtgggtttGTCCGTGAGTcaggacttagccaaattttctgactgagttctggggaagttttctgtcacgaaccacggacctgcaggacggaccgtaagtccatctacggtccatgaatggtgtccgtgagtgccacttgtaacaccagaaatctgaaatttctatttttggatacggggtgttacataagCAGTGATTGAAATCCCTGACTTCCGCATCTGTGACTTATCTTCCCCCCAATTTCTCACTTTCATTGGTTATAACATTAAAATCTCCCCTATTACCCATGGAATGTTGACTGTAGTGGCTAAGTGGGCCATCGATTCCCACAGATTTAATATCTCCCCTTGAGTACACTTTGCATATATCACCGATATCATTACATCAATACCCTTTCCATAGCTATGTACTTTCAGAGTAAGCATTTGATCTTCATCTCCAATAATATCATATTCCATGGCCTCATCTAAAAATACCCATATCTTCCCATTAGCATTTACCACCACATATTTCATTCCTAACCTCCTTTTATACTCTTCCACACCATGTCTATCTTCAAAAGGCTCCATTAATCCCACAAAGTAATAATGTTGTGTTTTATGCATATGGATAAGTCTAGTAAATGCCTTTTGGGTATTTACCGACCTGATATTCCATATAAGAGCTTTCATTGATACTTAGTATTTTTGACAATTGTTGTCTTGAGTGCTTGATTGAGGCTTGATTCCCTATAGTATCCTTCGCACTTTGAGTCTTCTGTTTAGTATGTGTACCCTTGAGGTTGCTTATTTGTTTATGTGATAGGTCCCTTTCTACTGCCACCTTATTGATGATTGTTGTTAAGTCTCCTTTATCTATACTGACCTCAGTCTCTATCGTACTCGTATAATCATCATTTTGAACATCCAAGGGTAATACTTCCTTATTACCCGTTTCATTTACCACTATCGCCCCATTGTTTTgctcattttcttcttcctcattgATACGTTAACATTCCTCCCCTTgattatctggttttttttgggtcaagCTTTGTACATGTtcgtttttcatgtttttttttctgcTGCACATTATCCGTCACCTCTATTGGACCatgattttcttccttttcttattGATCTTTCTTGTCATGAAAAGCCTTGAATACCCATGCCTTAGTACTCTCTTCTGTTATTGTCtcctttttttcatcttttttctcatCTTCGCCCTCTTCTCTCAATGCTTCAAAAGAGTTTTTATTGTGGTATTCTATTTCCCCTTCAATGCGTCCAACTTTATCCCTCTTGTACTTATTTCTTCTACTCACAATCCATTCTTGTATGCTTTGTTTGTTGCCAACCACCTTTCCACTTGTCAATGTTCGTCTTTGATCAGCCTCAGTGCCCACTTCATTCACCCTTTCTTCACTCTTCTGGTCCTCTCCTTCTCCATTGTCATACAATTCCAGGTGAATTGTCCAACAATTGTGTTCATCATGCCCTTGTAGACAACACTCCTTACAGTATTTTGGCATATGATCATATTGCACCTGTATCCACTTGTATTTCACATGCACCGTACTATCATCCTCCTCAATTATTTTCACTCGTTGGGGAAGCTTCGTAGTCAGATCCACCTCCACTTTGTCTCTCGCACAACTTGGTCTGGTTTGGTTCTTTGTCGCCATATCCACTGTTATAGGTTTCCCTACCCTACTAGCTATCGAGAAAATTGCCTCCTTGGCAAAAAAATTTGGCGGTAGATCTGGGAAAGAGATCCATGCAATGCCAATAGTAGTTTTGACATCTGGCTCAAACCACGGGTCCCATTTCAGGGTTCACATCTGTCGGTATTTATCCTTCACCTTGATATAATAAGCCGCTGTCGATATTAAACGTACATAGTACTCCATTGTAGTCAGTCTAATTAGGATATGTCTTGTGTCTAAAACTCCTATAGTGCATTCACTTTTGATACCACAGTGTCCTAGTAAGGTTTTTCTCAGTTCCTGGATCTCTGGCTTTCCATAAGAGAATTTGCCAATAATTGCGTACTGCAAATTCTCTTGGGCAATGAGTGTTTTGATTTCTGAAGTTTTCCACGTAACGCTAGGTTCTccatgaatgatgatgacagGTTTAGGAGGAACATTAGAGATTTGAGGGGTTATGGATTTTAGTTTTAAGATATTTGCGTATAGGGATTTTGGTTCTATAATGGTTGGTTGTGTTCCTATATTTCCTTTCATTGGAAGAGGTGGGAATTCCTCCGGTGGGGTCCCCACTGGTGGTGGCTTTGGCCATGCGTGCTGTCGCAATAAGGTTAGTAAGATATTAGGTTTTTGGGTTGAGAgcgtttttttatttatgataaacAAAAGGTTTGTTTATTGAATGAGGAAGAGGTGACAAGGGGACGAAAGGGTAAATTGAGCAATACATTAAGGACTAAGCAGTAATAAAACTGTGGAGGCGAAACCCTAGcgataaataaatagatatagatataatataaaaataaactagtacactcaaaatcaactctcaTCCTCCTTGAAGAAAATCGAAGCTGCGGGCGGCTAcgtgttcttcttcttcatcaaatcgAAAGTATGGCGTATGCAGCAATGAAGCCGACAAAACCAGGGCTGGAGGAGCCCCAGGAGCAGGTTCACAAGATTAGGATCACTCTTTCTTCCAAAAACGTTAAGAATCTTGAGAAAGGTTTCTCTCTTTTAACTCCCACGTCTTTTTCAGGGTTTAGGATCATGGTTCTCGGAACTCAAGATCTTGTTGTTTCAGAAATGTTTAATGCAGTTTCTAGCTCATGTTTTAATGCTTATGGTTTTTTCTGGGAATGTCTTTTGTCTATTGAGTAAAGTAGAGCAGAGTATGCCTTTGTCTTTCAACCTTATAATAGTGAAAATCAATGGCTGGTTTGACATTAAAGGCAGAATTTTGAATGTTAGAGATGGGGATTTTAACCCATATCGGAATTGGCAAtcttttagtaaattatttagtCTATTGCGAATACTtgaatattgtaaatattctaGGAAAACTATAGGATGATTTTTCCAAGGTAGTAGAAATTTGAGGTAGACACAGCGAGAGCAATGAAGATATTTCGTTTATAGTGATCAAAAAGTATGCAGAAAGATTTTTGACCCGACTTTAGGTGTTACATGACTGGGTCTTTTTATGGGTTTTTAGAATATAGTCATATAGGCTATCTAGTTGAGACAGAAGCTTAATAATGTGGTCATTTGTGATTTTTATAACACTGTTAGTGAGTGGATTTTATTCGTAATTTACATCAATAACTGACTTGGTACTGTTTTTGTATGTAGTGTGTGCGGATTTGGTTCGTGGTGCTAAGGACAAGAGGCTCAAGGTAAAGGGACCTGTGCGAATGCCCACAAAGGTTCTTAACATTACCACTAGGAAGTCTCCCTGTGGAGAAGGTACTATTGCGTTTTATCTATTCTGAGCTTGTTATTGTGATAGCATGATATGTCTATGCTCaagtatttcatttttttgtttgaattgcTTAGTGTTTTGGCTTAATTTGTTCTTAGTCCGTTTTTTGAAGCTTAACATGGTTGTACTTCTTTGAACCTCTTTTGCGTGTTTAATGGTTTGCTATActctttttgaatgaattacCGTCAGTAAAGTACCCCTTTGTTTAATTCAGAGCATTAATTAATTCGAAAGTGCCTTTGTGGATGACCATTAAGGTTCCTCACATTATCACTGCCAAGTCTCCCTGTACAGAAGTACTATCACATGtgtttttttcatgtttgaattGCTCCGGTGTTTTCTTGGGGTTTAATTGATTCTTGGTCCAAATTTCTGAAGCTTACTATGTTGAAGTTGGTTTCACACAAACATAGTATTGTGTGTGCCAATGTATTAACATAGATACTTTAAAATTAGAACGTGATTAGTTGGAAGGACATTGTCTCAATTGAACCTATTGGTGGAGATGTATGTGAATCCAAGTGACTTCTTATGTTCATCTTCTTTGTtgagttaaaaaatatttcctttctGATATTTTTGTTGAGTCCTGTTTGGTCAAACAACAAGAATTCTCTAATTGGAACAGTTATAAATCTGATGCAAACTTTCTTAGCTGTCACTTGGCTCAACTTGTTGTCTACGGCGGTAGTACTAACTATTTCATCTTATTGACAGGCACTAATACATGGGACAGGTTTGAGCTGCGGGTTCACAAGCGTGTGATTGACCTTTTTAGCTCCCCAGATGTTGTCAAGCAGATCACCTCAATCACTATCGAACCTGGTGTTGAGGTTGAGGTCACCATTGCTGATTCTTAGAATCTTAATTGTTTTCATTAGGTTGTTGAATTACCCGTTTATCTGTTTAAGTACATTAGTTGTTTGGAATTTCTTTTGTGGTCATCTTTATTTTGGGGTTAATGTTTGCAGACGAAGTGTATTAGAGGTTTTCTTTTGTTCCAACTACAGTTTTGCAGTTAAAAGCAGAGATACTATTTGATATTCAGAAAAGAATGTGCGTTTGTTAATTGACAATTGACCGCAagtatttattgtttttctAGACAATATTTGCTGAGATTAACCAAAAACAATAAATCGGTATACTATTGAGTAAATCATTTCTATTTTACCCTTCAAAATAGAGAGCACTTTTCTCCTCCTCTAATTCACATTTTGATtaaatcaatattatttttattatattgttatttaagttttttattatttgtaattattttttaatgtaatatagcatctaaaaaaatacattacaGACATGTTACTACTTCCACtcgaattaataattttttctattttttaaaaattgtcaccttaaatatgtaatttaaaattattttaatattatttatattatactaTATGACTATTAGTTAATGCtttaatatttgtaattatttaataagtAATATAACATCTAAACACATATTATTGATAATGGGTAAGTATACTACTTTCATCTTGCATTATCAATtcttctaaataattttttaaaatattgtcactttaaatatgtattttaaaattataattatttgtcaTTATGATGAATGGACAAAATTTGTACGATAATTCAAACTATCTACTTTATGTTATACTGATAAATTGTTTTACAATTTTTAACGAGCATGAAAATACTTGATGCAATAGTTTAAAATGGAATAGGAGAAGTAAAACTACTACACGAAATAATTAGATACAAGataaaattgttaatttaaataatttttcgcTATGCATAAACAAATAAGGACAAAAAATTGCTCATTTTGAACttcgtaatgcattaatagatcATTTTTGGAAGCAACATGATAGTATTGAAAGTTGAAtattatcaaaaatttaaaatgaattttttgataatgcaatatttattatgtaattatatttctcaatgatttcacttttatttgaattgttcgttaatatgtattaaatataatatttgttgcaatttatgttatttagaaatttagaataaaatataattttatattaaatgaataatttgaaaagaataaaattttataaatatatgaagattatacaaattattagtGTGCTGCATGTGAATATCAAACTATGGAAtacactattttaaaataatgtcaatattattaaatataaaaaattaaaaatagaatgaCAAAGTATAAGTTCGTTTGAATAGTAATGTAAACTTTCTTTTGATTACTATTGAAAGTTGTCAAATCAATATCCGAAAAACAccataattatttataatataaactAGATATACATAGAGTGATTTGACACTTCTCTATGGCGCCaattaaatttatctttttcctttttttatttgagttttttctcattttaaaattaattgtaatatgtaaaaatttaaaaagtcacTCTTAAGATCTCTTAGTTACatctcttaaatatactttttcttTCCTCCCCTATAGtgcattacttagttattattgtattgttggagcttttacttttaatatgatataaataaatattcatataaaatatagaagatatactaaaatGAATGTTTTTGGTTGGAATATTctattaatttaacattcatgttaGGGAGTGTCTAATTCCATTGAACTTTGAGATTCTCAATGTGTGTAGATCACATTTGAGTTTGAAAGAATTTAAACAATAtttgatactcaactcaaggaatattcaaggataagatactcaactcagagattagatactcaacttaaaaatatgatattcgactctgggtactcaactaaatataaagcaacaatacacatgcaatatatggaaagctttaataaacagaaaaaaacaacttagttcgttaaagaaaatgcaataacaaactcaactttacttatataataaagtaatatagtttttgtgggagtttctctaaccgacaactatcattTAAGAggtattgtgatgatacaacactttacctcacgctgccaaggaccatcctataccttgccatcagTATAGGGCCtaacttaacttagtggatccactagtctatgcgaaaaggattcatctaaaaagtatgaccattttctacccatgatggctacatggtattcatggagacttgagttaatatgaaacTCGCATCCGcacatcggtgctcaataatactcccaaaatatacttagctcatctgtttttaaaacaacttcttctcttatttgagataattactcaaacttagcttaaaaactctcttggaatcgatgttcccttttcttgctcaaaacttttttggaaatctcagtttcctctcatcttaaatgtgaaaacatttactcttgggaatacttagttcccatatatcattttaaagaaaatgaactttactcttactctttactcaacttcaaagcttgtcttaaaacaaagtttaaacatttgtaaaagacttcttaaaatatggttcatgccgaatgatggacatgaacgactcaatgcaaggttttcaataaccatagatagaactcaattcttggaactcaagaacttcaatgatactactcattgcaagaatactcaactcaaaggattcatgcggaattatgagcatgcactactcaactcaaggactcaaagatacttctcatctcaagattgttcgacttataaggttcatgcggaattatgggcatgaacaattcaactcaaggactttatgggtaacatgtaatagtcccatgattaaaattataatctcaaaggggattgagaactcaatactcaagacttagaagtTAAAGGTATTACCCCTCTCAATGATACTCAATTTATGAAGTCCATGCGGAATTTAttggcatgaacgactcgactagAAGGTATACAACctacatggaactcatgtatacaacacttatcattctcttacttactaccacaagacttagttcaaatcgatggttgatctcaaaggattcacaattgaactcaatggctttcttgaactctacttttaactctctcttgaatgtgaattatgaattcaagagttatggttcacgatatgaaagatctcatgatgacaaagtagactcatgagtacattctcctcatcctcacactcacttgctcgagtcttgaaacaagttactagaagttgtagaagactccacaaaaggactcaaagggactttcttagaatgttcgaaagaactctctaaacttaactcttagctctaccttaaatttgaattatgaattcaagtttatgattatgttatgaatgatttctaggtgtttagaaataGCTTacagtagttagaatcgaaaaggagtgaaggtgcactttaaacgaactcaaacgggacaaccgacgacaaactggatggggtaggcgaccctggcgctatGGGTGGAGTGGggtgccagcccctaaacttcagaggaggGTTTGGGGCTCTCTGGCTGGGAtgcgccaggccccaacccagaaaatttGACAAGTTTTCCTTGCttgttttctcaccctaactcgcctagaatcgaacggtttcttccccaatcacttggattcgattACTTAACATATGTACACTCTGATATACTCTAAACAACACTCAAATTACtaaatttcatctcaagaaatcatcaaaaccccaacacaacaagatttagaatgaacttcaagaacacctatcaagaactctaatctttcaacttcaagaatgaaatttcgctaaaaataacatgattggtgtgtgggtgaactaacccaatactatggaagcttacatacctcttagggattaaaaccatggcgaaaatccgcaacaaaatgCAAGACTCTCGACGAACGcatgatcctctcctcttttctcttcttttttcttcttgaactctcaactaaagccctaggctaattttaggattataaaactgaacctaataggattagacccttaaaaccttactaaaaatgaatcaaatctgatttggtaaggaaaagaccaacatacccctctaaaatccggttttgacttttcttatctagacaacccaactttgaatgcacatatctccctcatacaaacttgAAACtaagcaaactcggtggcgttggaaagataattcaaaggtctTTCCTACAGTATTTGGtaacacacctaaatcatcttgagataggatttatggtcgtttgaaatcaacccaaaactcatacttagcttaacttgcaaaatttcagatttttggtATTTccaattcgattctttttggaactcaaggtgctacatctagtgaccttaatactcaagaaattttaaattccttgcaaaaatctcactcactacgaaaaatggttcgagtcttagttcaaaaaatttatgtGGTGTTACACTCAtaaaacaagtcataacatAGTGGTGAAACTCATTTCTTCACGTTCCCCGACATAAGAGGCGATTGCTCGTGTGAGAGAGGCAATCTCGCGACTTGTTCGACACACTTTATTTCTTATAAATTATCACATGcatattatatttgaatataaatCCAATAGTTCTGAAATATCATCATATGCTACGCAAACCTAGAGCCTTAACATGTTTTCAAACAAGTCTCTAGAGATGGCCTTCATAAAATGATCAACTATCATTTCACATGTAGGAATGTATTGCAAAGTTATTTCTCCACTTGCCACTACGTCTCTCACAAAGTTATACTTGATGTCAATGTGTTTTGTCTTGCTGTGATATTTAGGATCCTTCGTATATGCGATAGCCGCTTGAATATCACAATATAGAATCAAGGGACCCTTAAAATTCTTTGCAATACTCAAATGGTCAAAGAATCTCTTTAACCAAACAACTTCTTGTACTGCAGACGCACAAGCCATGAATTCAGATTCCATGGTTGAAAGAGCTGTGCAAGTTTGCTTCTTATTTTTCCATGAAATAGCAGCACCATTTAGTAAGTATACATAATCGCATGTTGATTTTCTATCATTTCAGTCACTAGCCCAATCAACATATGTATAACCTCTTATGAATAAATCAGATCCACTATAACAAGGTGTATGATCTACAGTTCCCTTCAAGTATCGAAATACTCTCTTAACTGGTTTCTAATGATCTCTTTCAAGATTGGATTGATACCTACTAACTAGACTCACAACATAACAAATATCGAGGCGAGTACACATCAAACTCCCAACAACACTAGAATAAGGAACTCGAGACatgtcttccttttctttttcagtctGTAGACACATTTCTTGGAACTATCTCTTTGGATCTTAACACCCAATATGTAGGCTGCTtcacccatatctttcatatcaaatgaTT
This genomic stretch from Solanum stenotomum isolate F172 chromosome 10, ASM1918654v1, whole genome shotgun sequence harbors:
- the LOC125843254 gene encoding 40S ribosomal protein S20-2 gives rise to the protein MAYAAMKPTKPGLEEPQEQVHKIRITLSSKNVKNLEKVCADLVRGAKDKRLKVKGPVRMPTKVLNITTRKSPCGEGTNTWDRFELRVHKRVIDLFSSPDVVKQITSITIEPGVEVEVTIADS